Below is a genomic region from Brassica oleracea var. oleracea cultivar TO1000 chromosome C9, BOL, whole genome shotgun sequence.
CATTCTCAATGAACCTAAGATTACCCGATTCAACTATTCTCGTACTATGGTTAAAACAATTAAAAAAAATATACTCCTTTGATTCTTTTAGGATAGCCAATAAAAAATAATTCATTGACAGCCCTAGGATCAACTTTCTTTTCATGTGGGTCATATAGCCTTATTTCTGATGAGCAACCCCATACACGTAGATGCTTCAAACTAGGTTTCTTTCCATTCATAGTTCGTAAGGGATCTTAGGAACTTCTTAACTAGGAACTTGGTTCAACACATACGTTACAATTCTTAATGCATATATATACCCACAACTAAAGAAGTAAAGAGCAATTACTTAACATGCTTCTAACCATCTCTATTATCGTACGATTCTACCTCTCTACTACACCATTATGTTAAAGAGTATTGGACATAATATTATGCACAAATGCCTCTAATTTGAAGTAACTTTCCATAGAGCTCACATCCTCTATCAGATCTCACTACTTTGACTTTTCTATCTAGCCGTCTTTCCATATTATCAGTGAACACCTTTAGGACATCCACAAACTTAGACCTTTCATATAGTAGATAAGTATATACATAATGTGAGTAATCATCAATAAAGGTGATGAGGTCCTTTTCACTGCTTCATGAAGGAGCATCAAAAGGGTCATATATATCGGTGTGTATTAACCTAAGAAACTGAGTGCTTCTTGTGGCTGGTTTCTTTACAATATGATTAGTCTGTTTACCTTTAATGCAGTCTATACATACATATAGGTCACTAAAATCCAATTGAGGAAGAATTTCACTCTTCACCAACCTCATTCTTTCTTTGGGAATGTGACCTAGTCTTTGATGCCACAAGAAACCTAACTTTCATTAGATGTGCTCTGATTAGTGCATCTAATTACAACCACCAAGTATTACTAGAAATTTCAGTAAAACTCCTTTCATAACAAACAAGACTTTAATGTTTACTTTTTTTTTTTTTTTTATCAAAACAAGTCTTCCTTTTAGGACAATCCTATTTGAAGAGTCTCATTTTGTTGCAAAAGAAACACTTCATTTCATTTCGGATTTGACTTTTAAGTCCTTTCAGGAAAGACTTGTTATTCCTTTTGTTCTTTCTACTTGGGATTCTTTTGCTGCTACTGACACTTCCAAGACCTACGAGGTTAGCAACTTTGTCTTTCATCTTCCTTGATCTCCTCTCCTCTTGAATAAACATAGCCTTTAATTTTTTAATGTTTCATTATCTTTACTGGTGTTGTAATTCACCTAAAACTGACTAATCTCAAGAGGTATAGAGCTCAGGATGAATTGGACCAGAAACTGCTTGTGCATCTCCATTTCCAAGGTCTTTAACTTTACAACCAGATTAGACATGTGAGTCACATGATCACGGATTAGTTGGGACCAGTCAACTATTTTCATAGTTAGCTCATTTATGAGACTTTCTACATTCGACTTACAACAGAATCCGACTATAAACACTCCTTAAATATACTCTAAAAATTTTTTTGTCTTAGGCATCGATGACTTAACCCTTTCTACCATCATCAACCTCATTAAGTTCAAACTCAGCCTATTAGATTGCTCTCATCTCTTACACACCGAGACTTTTCACGTTCAGAGCTATATTTTCTAATGGCTGAGGACTCTTCATCATTTACTCCGGCAAAGTCCAAAGTCATTCTGCCAAGTGTAAAGCATATCTTTTTGGACCCATTGCTATAATTGAGTGCATTGAATTTTAGGACATAGTTGACAAATGTAAACACATTTGATGAAACTACAAACTTTTATACATGCTTATCCCTTAGTGCTTTGAAACTTTATTTCAGATTCTAAACTTAATATAAACTTTCAAATTTGTATTTAAGCAACCTTTGGGCAATACTTAAACACAAACACTTTCAGTGATGCTAAAATAGACTTTAATGATTAATCATTTCAGACTCAAATCAATAGTATCCTACCTTTGGGTATAAATACGATCAACTATAGTAAAAGAAATGAGTAATCCTTTTTATATTATTAACTATATTCAATGATCCACCTTTGGGTGATCTCCTAGAATATAGAAAATAAAATAATTGATCACTACAACTTTCATGTCATTTAACATCTCTTTAATCATGATCAATCATACTATATTAATTTTAATTATTATAAGAAAATAACAAGGTCACTTTGGTGACTAACATGCTATAACCTATATAAATATTAAAATACTAATAGGTAAATTTATCTAATCTTACGTTATTATTTCATAATTAACATAATCATTTCTATATTGTGTCAATATTTCATAACACAAATTACCTATTATTAAAATGCAGCGGAAGCATTTTTTTTAAAAAAATTACAACTTTATATATACAATATTTTAAATTAATAAAATATTATATAGCTCATTTGTGACACTAAAACTGTATGGAACACTTGTTCCTTAGATAAAACACAATTAAATTTCAATCACTTAAATGTAACAAGCGCTTCACATTTACGGATTTACTAACAATAATCTTTTATTAATCCACGCATGCGTGTACATATCAATTAAGTTATCATGCCAGTTACTAATTCTTTTCAGTTCATGCAAGCACACATTCATGCAACAACATGCATTAATCAATTAAACGGGCCAATATTTCCTTTCTAATTAGGTGAAAGTCTTACAGTCACAACCCGTAATAGTGACTCTTCACAATATTACGGTAATAACCGTCATAAGGAAACTTTCATGCATGTGCCTTTACGTTTGTTACCGTAAAACCCAGGTTTCATGTCGAACCTTTAAACAAACCACCATTATGCACACATGAAACATCGTGATTTTAATTGATTTATTGCAAAATCCATTACGTGAATGACTACGTTCATTTCGTAACTTGATCAACAACAACCCGTTTAATTTAGTGGCTGACATATAAAGCCCTTTATGGCATCGTAAGATTCCGTAATTATAATAATAAAACAATCGTTCATAGATTGATTGAGTGTGTCGTATCGTTACGTTCGTTTACGATGCCATATTCATATGCATGATCATCAACGCACACTTTAACAAATACCATACGTTTAAGTGCCGTACGCTTAATTACGATGGATTATACTAATCTCATGAACACTCTTTAAAACGTTTTCTCCTCCCTTAGACCTCCAAGTCCTTATGATTCTCTTTGATGGATAAGATAATCCGAAGCCTTTCTTCCTTTCCTTGTAATGATCACCGTACGTCTTTCCTTTGATCACCACCGTATGTCACTCCTCTTTCATTTACGTTTGTTTGTATTAGTTATGACAAAAGGAAGAGACTCCCTTTTGTGATCAAAATTACGTACACCCATTACACATATATATATGTATATTGCACCCTTTCAAATATATAGTCACGTCTCTTTTATTAACTATACATATATCGTACAAATAATACATATATATATATATATGCACATATGAAAAGGATATTATATAATTTAAATAGTCAAGCGAGGAGGGTTATCATTACATCCAAATTCTAATGACATTAATCGAAACCGATCCATCACGGTATCATCTTTTATATTAGAATCTTACAACATTATTATGAACTTGAACTTTATATTAAACCAATAGACACATAAGTCACATATAATATAAAATATTCTTACAATGGATTCTTTAGTTTGATTTTCTGTGAATGATTTTTTTGAGGGGACTAGTTGATCTTTGGGTTCGTGACCTGGATGTTATAGTTAGGTTTCATTTTGTCTAATCAAAGTTGTTGGAAGATAAATTTAAATTGGATACCAAAATACTCATACTACTATTAATCCGCAGAGTGGTACGCATCATGTTAAATGAATTTAGCACCTTCCTCCAAGAATTTTCTAAATGCTTTAGCTATTTATATATGAATATATCCGTTGGAACAGGTGAAAGAAGAAGTTGAATTGGCTCTTGCAAAGCATCTAACAGCATCAAGTGGTAAACCTTCTTTCCAAAATACATATTGATTACTCCGGTTTGAGTTTAATCACCTTATGGTTTTGTGTCAAATCTTCACAACACAGCAGAATGTAGTGGACAGGACAGTGATATTGTTGACATGGAAGATACTCCACTAGGTTTATATGAAGACTTCAGTCTCTGAAATATATGCGTAGGCCGGTTCGGTGCAGCCTGACTATTTACCGGGCTTTTCTTGGCCCAGTTTAGAAATCAGGAAGCCTCCGGATCTATACCTGTATAGACCGGATCTCAAACCGAGATTTAGATTTGACACCCTTAATTTTCGACTTAACATGACCATTACACCACACGTTGTTCACGTCTCATGCTAATTAAATTATCAGCTACACTAATAAAAACAAGTACAAAGAGCTTTCATGCTTTGATTTGATAACATTGGTTCACCAAATATGCATATAAAATGTTAAAATGTTAGTTGAACCACCCTGGGTTACGTATGACAAAGAAGCCCATCATATTAAGTTTACTTTTGCTTGATTTGCACATATAGATGTTTGAAAGTTACAAGTCCTATGTTCTATATTGTCTACATTTGTACCCATAGTTTGATATGTTGTCGACATTCAATCAATTTATGATATTGAGAGGTATGCAATTTCGTAAAAAGAAATATTATTTCTACCACAACCATTTAAAATTAAAAAATTAATGTATTGAAAGCTACATAAACTATATGAATCTAATATTCATAAACTATTAAATAATATATAATTAGCATAATTCGATAATCAGAATAATATAAGAAATTTAATAATTTTCACTAATGTTTTGACATGTTATTGATTTTACAATATTGCATTTAAATATTTGACATATGTATTTATTTTATTTATGATAGTTAGATTTAGGTAGGAGTGTGAAAATGAATTATCTCGCTCAACTCACCTCAGCTCACAGTGAGCTCGGATATTTCATGAGTTCATTTATTATATGAGCTTCAATATGTATACTCGAACTCAGATCATCTTAGATCATGAGTTAAATGAGCTAACTAGCGATCAAATATTAAAAAATAAAAATTATATAAATTGTAAAATAAAATAATTTTCATAATATTATTTAAAATTAGTCCAAAACATAATATAGTTTGAAATTAATCTAAAAATATATTTCCCATAAGAGTTTTGAGATGATTCATGTTCAAAATCTTCATTTATTCAAATCATAAGTGTATTCGGCATGAGAGTCTTAGGAATATTTTTTTTTAGATTTTAATTCTAAAGATATATTATATGAAGATTGATATAAATATTCTTTTACATTTTTTAATATATTTATAACTTTTTGGTTTTGCATTTTAATTTAGAAGATAAATATGATTAATATATAAATTATCTTTTCTTACATAAGAAAAATATAATTCATCTATATATATATTAAGTATAAAAACGACTAAGCTCATGAGTTAGCTCATGATCATTAAAGATAACTTATATAACTCGTGATATAATTTAAGCTCAATAATTAAGTTTATTTATTAAATGAGCCTAAAAAACAAAGATCATGCTCATGAAAAATCAAGCTGAGCTGAGCCAACTCATGAGTTATAACTCATTTTGACACCCCTATATTTAGGGGTGTCAAAATGAGCTAACTCGCTCAACTCAGCTCAGCTTGCAGTGAGCTCGGATATTTCATGAGCTAGCTCAGCTCAGCTCATTTATTATATGAGCTTCAATATGTAAACTCGAACTCAGATCATCTAGATCATGAGTTAAATGAGCCAACTCACGATCAAATATAAAAAAAAAATAATTTATAAAAATAATTAAAAAATAAAATATTTTTCATAATATAATTTAAAATTAATCCAAAACACTAATATTACATAAGAAAAATAGAAGTATATATATATATATATATATATATAAAATATAAAAGCGAGCAAACTCATGAGTTAGCTTATGATCATTAAAGATCGCTCATATAACTCGTGATCTAATTTAAGCTCGATCATCAAGCTCATTTATTAAATGAGCCTGAAATACAGAGATCGTGCTCGTGAAAATTTAAGTTTAGCTGAGCCAGCTCATGAGCTATAACTCATTTTCACACCCCTAGATTATGTTATAGTCCGTTTTCATAGTTAGGTTAACCAACTTCTCATCATATAATATCAGATTTCAAATCAAACACATTTCTGTCTATCGAAATGATATTATGATGTTAGCAATATATCACTTAATACTTCAAGATACATAGTCAGCTGATTCCCTAATTAGTTTTGAGTATCTTACTTTTGTAAAAATGCGTTGTATAGATTAGATTAATTTTACAATAATTACTGTAACTAAGATAACCATATTACACATGAATCAAGTAGACCAACGGGAAACACTATACTTCTAAACACTAAACCTTCAATAAATGTCACTTTCGTCAGACAATATCAATTCCATTAAATACGTCATTTAGGAAAACAAGGCGGATCATTCTTAAACACACATCATCGTGTCCCCCCTAGCGTGATTATTTAGACACCTGAAGAAACGGCATCGTTTCAGGTCATCTTCATCATCACCTCTCAAAAAAAAAACGGTATAAAGACAGAACACAGAGACGCACGTAAACAAACTGTAATAAAAAAAGGTTAACTGATCACCGAGTCAAAGCTTTACGTCCCGACCGAACACCATCTAGTTTTTAAAACTACATCTTAATTTACACTAAATGCCACTGTCTCCGCCGCATCACTGATCCTCAACATTCGCCGGAAAATACTAAAAACGGTCGGAAAATGGAGAAAAGTTCGAAACAAAAGATGTCGGAGCTGTTAACAAAGCTCGGTGATCGAGACACGTTCACAATGGCGGCGAAAGAGCTAGACGTGATGGCAAGAAACATTGATCCCACCTCCGGGAATCTCCAGTCGTTCATCTCCGTCGTCCTCTCCGCCGACTCCGGAGATAAACCGGCGGTTCGTAAGCATTGCATCCACCTGCTCGCGGTTCTATCCGTCTCTCTCCCTCCCAACTCCCTCTCTCCTCACCTCTCCAAGATCCTATCTCGCGTCACGCGCCGCCTCCGCGATCCGGACTCATCCGTCCGCTCGGCCTGCGTCGCGGCGGTGTCGGCGATCGCGTCCCGGACGACGAAGCCTCCTTTCGCTTCGGCGTTCGTGAAGCCGCTGTCGGAGGCGCTTTTCACGGAGCAGGAGGTGAACGCGCAGATCGGAGCGGGGCTGTGTCTCGCGGCGGCGATCGACGCGGCGGAGGATCCGGATCCGGTTCGGTTAGGAACAACACTTTTGCCTAGGCTTGAGAAGCTGGTGAAGTGTAATGCTTTTAAGGCCAAACCGGCCGGCGTTGCTGTGATCGGAAGTGTGATTGGTGCTGGTGGTGTTTCCGGAGCCGCCGGTGGATTGAAAGGGTTGGTGGATTGTTTAGTTAGTGTCTTGAGTAGTGAAGATTGGGCGGCGAGGAAAGCAGCGGCTGAAGCTTTGGGGAGGTTGGCCATGGTGGAGAGGAATGACTTAGGAGAGTTCAAGGCTAAGTGTTTGAAGATCTTTGAAGGAAAGAGATACGATAAGGTTTGTTTTTTTTCCTAATCTGATGAGTGTAGGTTTGTTTGCTCAAGCATGATGATTACAAGTTTCAATCATTGATTAGGTGAAAGCTGTGAGAGAGGTGATGAATCAGATGATGGAGGCTTGGACACAAGTACCAGATTTGTCAGAGGAGGTTTCTCCTCCCAGATCTAATGCTTCTTCTAAAGGTAAATCTTCCTTCACCTTTGGATCTTAGCCAAATTAGGAAACTTTTTTGTTGTTTAGTACAATACTATTCTTGGTTAAGATTCTTGTGTCTACAGGCTCTGGAGTTGCATCAACACCTGCTAAACCAAGAACTCGTGAGGTTAATAGATCGACTCCACCGGGGAGCTCCATCGCCACCGCGGCTAGGAGACGGACTAGTGATCCGAAGAATACAAGTTCAGTACCATCACATATTAAATCAAACGTAAGGAGGAGATTGGAGTTGAAAGCTGGAGGAGGAGCTAGTGTTCCCAGTGGGGAACCTCTTCTTGAAAACGAAAACACAAATGAAGCGAGTCATTCTAATCATGAGAAGATCCAGAAGCTAGGAAGTGTTGCTAGTTCTCTTACTGGTGATCATGTCTTGTCTGAAAACAAGAATAGTAGTAGTCACTGCAAAGGGCTTGAAGATATGTCTCTGATCCGTAGTCAGCTTGTTCAGATTGAACAACAACAATCCAATCTAATGGACCTCCTTCAGGTTTGTTCTAAAACATGAATATGATCCATAGTTCCTGGAAACTTATTCTGTGTTTTATTTCATTAGAGATTTGTGGGAAGCTCACAACATGGAATGATTAGTCTGGAAACTCGAGTTCAGGGCCTAGAGATTGCGCTGGATGAGATATCTTATGACTTGGCGGTTACAAATGGGAGAATGAGTAACGGTTCAAGCAGAAACAACTGTTGTCTTATACCTCCTGGAAGTTTCATTACATCCAAGTTCTGGAAGAAACCAGATTCTATGTATTCAGCATCGAGGCTGGCCACTTACAGAAATAGAAATGCCGAAACCATGGGGATGCAAGACTCGAGGAAGCGGTTTAATGGAGCTACAGGGTTTATAGTAAACCCATTAGCTGAAATTCGACCAGGCAATGGATCTGCAGGTATGTTATGTTCTTTTGCTGAAGCAGTTCTGTGTTTAGTCTATAACATAATCAAGAAACACTTGTTTGATTCTTTTGCAGATCTGGCTCACAATTAATGGAAGAAGAGAAACACAAACTTCAAAGATTCTGAGACTTGGAAACCACTGTGTATGAGTATGGTGATTCATACTAATTACTAAGTTATATAAATATTACTACTACTCTAAGTTCACAGCCATTTTCTGTTTCTTTTTTTCTTGAAAATATGTTCTACTAAAATCCGTGAAATTTTTTTAGATTATGTAACTGGCCTAACTTGTGTAAATTCACGGGTTAAATAATTGAAGTAGTTGGCAACTGTTTTTCTTTCTCTACTTTGGAAAGAAAATGGATTTATTTGATCCTTTCGTTGAATTAATTATTGCCTACACTATTGCCCTACTGGTTTTTGTGTCATAAAGGGACTTCATGGGCAATCAAATAGTTTAGTAGTTCTAAAAAGTAAAAAAAAAAAAAAAAAAGGGAAACCTTTACATTATCACAGATTCTGAAATTTTTGTATTGTAGTACATGTTTGAGTATGGGCAATCAAACAAAGATAAACAAAACATACTGCTCAAGCAGTGGTGATCATGTGACTTTAGAGTAAAAGACTACTTATGGGGATTAAGATAAGACACTATATTGGCTGAGTGAAAATGTTAGCACATGATTACTGTTTTGCATGTTAGTTCGACATAAAAGTAAAAAAAACAAAAGAGGTGTCAAGTTAAAAGTGAAAGCAAAAAATACATCACACCAACCAGAGTTTTTATTTCTTTTTCTAGGGATTGAAACATTCAAGTACTTGTTGTTGTTTTCTTTAACGATGATTTATTATGATATTACAATTATGAGAAAGATTAAATACACTAGACAATCCCACCGACCGATACTACTATCTGACTTATAAGGATTTATTATGATATTGCAAGTCCTTGTTGTTAATTTGCTTTTTTTTTTCTTTCTTTCCAAGGACCGAAACATTCAAGTTTTTGTTGTTGCCAATCTGCTTGCTTGTCCTACTATATATGTACATATTTTTTATGTCCTAACAACTATCCGAAAGATCACCATATAGTCTAATCTAAATTTGAATGTCCGCTTAAACTATAGTAATGTAGCAAATTGAAACAATTGATTTGATGTTATTAGGAGTAATTAACTGGAAAACTATAGGCCTTGATAATAATACTCTGCAAGGTAAAACCGAAAAGAAAATAAATCGATGCTTTTGTATATGATCCCACTCAAAATCATACCAATCCTTGAAGGGAGATCCCTTTTGTTTTCTCTCAAACAATGGAACAAACGGTTCACACCAGAAAGAACTAAATGTATATAAAAGAATCTTTATGAACAACTAAAACAGTAAAACAATGCAGATAAAACATGAAATCTCTTTCACCTTTTGAAAATAATAACCATCAAAAGAGGTCTATGCAAAAAATGACCTTCTTTAATGGCTCTTCTCCACTCTTTTTTTACTTTCTTTTCTTTGTGTTTTCTCATCATCTTTATGATACAGGAGCAACAAGATTCAACTCAAGAGGCTTCAAAGCTGCCTGAACAAGTTCTTGAACAGTACGGTTACGGCGACAAACATCTGAAAGTTCCTCCGCGTGTCCTAT
It encodes:
- the LOC106315896 gene encoding microtubule-associated protein TORTIFOLIA1-like → MEKSSKQKMSELLTKLGDRDTFTMAAKELDVMARNIDPTSGNLQSFISVVLSADSGDKPAVRKHCIHLLAVLSVSLPPNSLSPHLSKILSRVTRRLRDPDSSVRSACVAAVSAIASRTTKPPFASAFVKPLSEALFTEQEVNAQIGAGLCLAAAIDAAEDPDPVRLGTTLLPRLEKLVKCNAFKAKPAGVAVIGSVIGAGGVSGAAGGLKGLVDCLVSVLSSEDWAARKAAAEALGRLAMVERNDLGEFKAKCLKIFEGKRYDKVKAVREVMNQMMEAWTQVPDLSEEVSPPRSNASSKGSGVASTPAKPRTREVNRSTPPGSSIATAARRRTSDPKNTSSVPSHIKSNVRRRLELKAGGGASVPSGEPLLENENTNEASHSNHEKIQKLGSVASSLTGDHVLSENKNSSSHCKGLEDMSLIRSQLVQIEQQQSNLMDLLQRFVGSSQHGMISLETRVQGLEIALDEISYDLAVTNGRMSNGSSRNNCCLIPPGSFITSKFWKKPDSMYSASRLATYRNRNAETMGMQDSRKRFNGATGFIVNPLAEIRPGNGSADLAHN